A region of Lycium barbarum isolate Lr01 chromosome 3, ASM1917538v2, whole genome shotgun sequence DNA encodes the following proteins:
- the LOC132631500 gene encoding pentatricopeptide repeat-containing protein At5g61990, mitochondrial-like, which produces MEKTGPNGALPWFWSRRSSGSKRKSPCTFLCLSPFGSSPHRFNAYPVFTVYTYCKVGNVKDAKRLLHDMGEKGYSPNLVTYNVVIRGLCGTGAVDEALELKKSMEGKGLVPDSYTCITLIDGFCKKKRSREAKRILDEMCEVGPNPDHFAYTALIDGFMKEGEVEEAFRIKDEMVARGKSLNIMTYNSIINGLCKVGQMDKAVTIKGDMIKMGIFPDVQTYNYLIEGYGRKNNTDKVSELLVEMTDRNLVPSAYTCGVLINAYCNSGDLCQAILVLEKMIAAGVRPNAVIYTPIIKGYVEDGKFEEAKQIVQDMWQKGILLDIFCYNSIISGLCKVGRVDEAKMCLVEMEKRRLRPNSYTFGPFISWYREAGDMQVAEQYFWEMLDRGVAPNYATFTPIIDGYCKHGNISQAFSVLNRMLKIGRLPNVQLYGVLINALSKNGKLSDAMDVLSELYCKGLVPDVFTYTSLISGFCKQGNLEKAFLLLDEMSQKGVRPNIVTYNSLIGGLCKSGDLSRAREVFDGISGKGLAPNGVTYSTIIDGYYKAGDLNEAFRLSDEIPLRGVQPDAFVYNALLHGCCKAGEVEKALPLFHELIEKGIACTLTFNTLIDGFCKLGRLSEALELVTNMSDMHIPTDHVTYTILIDYCCKNGMMKKAEELFQKMQVKKLIPTIVTYTSLIQGYHKIGDKLKVFSLFEEMVAGGIQPDEVVYSSMVDVLYREGNPHKAFSLSNELLDKGLLKGHVSETLAGSWCEKGETSALLAALNEIGEQGFVPSLAMCRKDGKKKNLLPVYPGILFGFIVLIVFLENASNYKLDVLQKSGMELKLDEFSAFSLFVWTVFGLCGTWFATLPRLNPKSLETED; this is translated from the exons ATGGAGAAAACCGGACCAAATGGTGCCCTGCCTTGGTTTTGGTCtaggcgttcctccggttcaaaaCGGAAGTCTCCGTGCACGTTCCTGTGCCTTTCTCCCTTCGGTTCCTCGCCTCACCGGTTTAACgcttatccggtttttaccgtatacacttaTTGCAAGGTTGGCAATGTTAAGGATGCCAAACGACTTCTTCATGATATGGGAGAGAAGGGGTACAGTCCGAATTTGGTTACGTATAATGTGGTTATCAGAGGCTTGTGTGGGACAGGTGCAGTTGATGAAGCATTGGAGCTAAAGAAGTCGATGGAAGGAAAGGGATTGGTTCCGGATAGCTATACGTGTATCACACTCATTGATGGCTTCTGTAAGAAAAAGAGGTCTAGGGAAGCAAAACGAATATTGGATGAAATGTGTGAAGTAGGTCCAAATCCTGATCATTTTGCATATACTGCGTTAATTGATGGATTCATGAAGGAGGGCGAGGTGGAGGAGGCATTTAGAATAAAGGATGAAATGGTTGCACGTGGAAAGAGTTTGAATATAATGACCTATAATTCTATCATAAATGGGCTCTGCAAAGTCGGCCAGATGGATAAAGCAGTAACTATCAAGGGTGACATGATTAAAATGGGTATATTCCCTGATGTGCAAACATACAATTATTTAATTGAGGGCTATGGTCGCAAGAATAACACGGATAAGGTTTCTGAACTTTTGGTTGAGATGACTGACAGAAACTTGGTACCTTCGGCCTATACTTGTGGTGTGCTGATTAATGCTTACTGCAACTCTGGAGATCTCTGTCAAGCGATTCTTGTTTTGGAGAAAATGATTGCAGCTGGTGTGAGACCAAATGCTGTCATCTACACCCCCATCATAAAAGGCTATGTAGAGGATGGTAAATTTGAAGAAGCAAAACAAATTGTGCAGGATATGTGGCAGAAAGGTATATTACTTGATATCTTCTGTTATAATTCAATTATTAGTGGGCTCTGCAAGGTGGGAAGGGTAGATGAAGCAAAAATGTGTCTGGTTGAAATGGAGAAGAGAAGATTGAGACCGAATTCATATACTTTTGGGCCTTTTATTTCTTGGTATAGAGAGGCAGGGGATATGCAAGTTGCAGAACAGTATTTCTGGGAGATGCTAGATCGTGGTGTAGCGCCTAATTATGCCACTTTTACGCCTATCATTGACGGGTACTGTAAACATGGGAATATATCGCAAGCATTTTCAGTACTGAATCGCATGCTTAAAATAGGACGATTGCCAAACGTTCAGCTTTATGGTGTTCTTATAAATGCCCTCTCAAAGAATGGGAAGTTGTCAGATGCCATGGATGTTCTATCTGAACTTTATTGTAAGGGTCTAGTTCCTGATGTGTTCACTTACACCTCACTGATTTCTGGTTTCTGCAAGCAGGGTAATTTGGAAAAGGCTTTTCTACTTCTTGATGAAATGAGTCAAAAGGGGGTTAGACCAAACATCGTGACTTATAATAGCTTAATAGGTGGTCTTTGTAAGTCAGGTGACCTATCGAGAGCCAGAGAAGTGTTTGATGGTATTTCTGGAAAGGGTTTGGCACCAAATGGTGTGACTTATTCCACTATCATTGATGGTTACTACAAAGCCGGTGATCTGAATGAGGCATTTCGTCTATCAGATGAAATTCCTTTACGGGGCGTTCAACCGGATGCCTTTGTATACAATGCTCTTCTTCATGGATGCTGCAAGGCAGGAGAGGTAGAGAAGGCATTGCCATTATTCCATGAATTGATAGAGAAGGGAATTGCATGCACTCTTACTTTCAACACATTGATTGATGGGTTCTGCAAGTTAGGAAGATTGAGTGAAGCACTGGAGTTGGTGACAAATATGTCTGATATGCACATCCCAACTGATCATGTAACTTACACCATTTTAATTGACTACTGTTGCAAGAACGGAATGATGAAAAAAGCAGAAGAGCTTTTCCAAAAGATGCAAGTTAAGAAACTGATACCAACCATTGTGACTTACActtcactcattcaaggttatcaCAAAATTGGAGATAAATTGAAGGTGTTCTCACTATTTGAGGAGATGGTGGCAGGGGGAATTCAGCCTGATGAAGTAGTCTACAGCTCGATGGTTGATGTACTTTACAGAGAAGGGAATCCACATAAAGCTTTCAGTCTTTCGAATGAACTTTTGGATAAAGGTCTTTTGAAAGGACATGTAAGTGAAACATTAGCCGGGTCTTGGTGTGAGAAAGGAGAAACTTCTGCACTATTGGCAGCACTCAATGAAATAGGAGAGCAAGGTTTTGTACCTAGTCTTGCTATGTGCA GaaaagatggaaaaaaaaaaaacttacttccTGTATATCCTGGCATCCTGTTCGGTTTCATTGTGCTTATTGTTTTCCTGGAGAATGCATCAAATTATAAATTGGATGTGCTACAGAAATCAGGCATGGAGTTGAAATTGGATGAGTTTAGTGCTTTCTCTTTG TTTGTTTGGACTGTATTTGGGCTTTGTGGAACCTGGTTCGCCACTTTGCCTAGACTAAACCCTAAGAGTCTTGAGACTGAGGATTGA